acaggcccttcagcctgcaatGTCTTCTTCccatgctgttatcaggcaactgaatcatccttccacaaccagagagcagtgcggatctactatctgcctcactggtgaccctcggactatctttgatcggattttgctggttttaccttgcactaaacattattccctcatgtaatctatacactgtaaacagctcgattgtaatcatgtattgtctttctgctgactggatagcatgcaacaaaatcgtTTCTCTGTACctcattacatgtgacaataaccaaAACTAAACTGCACACGATGTCAatataaactaatcttctctgcctgcatatgacccATATCCCTACACTTTctggatatccatgtgcctatctacatgcctcttaaacaccagtatcgtatctgcctccaccaccacctctggcagctcgttccaggcacccaccaccctccatgtaaaaaaacttgcccccgtacatcccctttaaacttttcccctctcaccttaaaactatgccctctagtctttgtcatttccatcctggggaaaaaaactaacctatctatgcctttcataattctgaaaaatcgacccgaatcgtcagctattccttttctctccagagatgctgtctgacccgttgagttactccaactattTGTGTATGCTCATAACTTGATATATGCACAAAATTATAATCATCAACAGGgtgccatggtggcacagcagtagagttgctgccttacagcgcatgcagcgccggagacccgggttcgatcccgactacaggtgcttgtctgtatggaggttgcatgttctccccgtgacccatgtgggttttatccaagatcttcagtatcctcccacacttcaaagacgtgcaggtctgtaggttaattggcttggtgtatgtgtaaactgtccctagtgtgtctagggtactgttagtgtgcggggatcgctggtcggtgcagactcggtgggccgaagggcctgtttccacgctgtatctctaaactaaactaaactaaactgttgacGATTGATAGTAAGTGTTAAGAAACTATGACCTTCAATGGTTTTGTTCTGTGTCTTGGACGATAATGTGAAGTTGATCCATAGTTGGCTGGGACGTTGCAGAGAATGAGTGGAGCAACTGGGAGCGGCCAAAGCCCCAGCAGGATCGAGATGCCTCATGTGGCTCTACACggctctatgccctctggtcttcgcCAGTTCCACACTGGGGAAAAATGTCTTATCACTGATTTCacactgtctatgcctctcataacttagtttagcttagacatcccgcacggagacaggccctttggcccaccgagtccgcgctgaccagcgatccccaggactgatgggacaccggccCAGAGCAGAGGGGTTAGCACTACTTCTCTACACTGGCGAGAAGATCAGGGTCActccggacatctccggccgcctccggacagggatgggacactcagaAGGGGATGGGGACGGTCCAGTagaaattcaacagcgcttgcagcgccggtgacccgggttcgatcctgactacggatgaaatgcAGGTCCGTGCACAcacagcagctcagctgccgagaatgtttatctcgaGTGACCTATTACCTGGGCATGCTcagttgaaataccgaactcgctttttGCCGGAATTACCAGCTTGGGTTTATTGCAATCCGAAGACCCCGACGTTATTGAGAAAACACCCTCATTCACCACGTAACAATTTGTATTTATTGGTTATTTGGCTTTCAAATGATAGCACAAAaacccagcccccacccccccccccccaaagaacaTTACACAATGGCACATTTTGCAAGATTAAAAAGCAAAAGCCCAAAGAAGGAAGCCGGTTggtagcaaagatcatagagcgctcTGATCTTCAGTAGGTAGTTCGACAGAGTTTGTATACACACGGGATCTGATTTACATCTCCTCACAAGCGGGCTCGATGTGTGCTCAGAGACCACTTTGGCAGGCAGCTCGATTCTAAAGGAAGATTATTTTCTGAACATAAATACCAATCTGGATGACCCCCTTTCTGACCATCAGATAGTCACTTCATCAAGGTCGATTAAGCCAGCCAAACCTCCTGATGTTTTAGGCTCTTTTTTGACTGACTGAACAGTTTACATAATTTAACTTGACTTTGTTGCCAACTGCACGGAAGGCTTTTGGTTTCACCCCATAGAGGGTGTCATATGGATGAATGGCGGAGTTCTCCTGCCCCTTTCAGGGGGCAAGGGGCAAAGCCCCCCGGGTTTGTAAAGCGCTACTGTGGAAGCAGACAGCAGCTTCAGCCACCCCTCCCTATTCCAGGTCTATGGAGATACAGCGACACTCCTTCACCAGTTGAATCCGCCTCCGcttggagggagggtggaggccgGGGCAGTTGAAAGTGACAGTGACGGTGTTGAACCGTTTGGGCTTGCAGAAGGAGCAGGAGCGGAAGGGGTGCCCTCCATACTCGTGGCTGGGGATGTAGAAGGAGTTACACTGGCCGTAGCAGAAGCGGTTGATGACTGTGCGGCCTGTGCACCCTTCCTCCTTCAGTGTCTGGATGAGCGGGTGCGACTTGCACCAGTCTCTGCGCACATAGCGGCGGTCCATCACGATCAGCGCCGCCTGGTTGGAGTCCAgcacctcctccttctccttcttcctCCCCGACCAGCCCTTGCCCGGGGGCGGCACGGCACCGCGGGACCCACCACCATGGGCAGTCTCCTCACCGCACAGCAGGCCCGAGATGATGAATAATCCCAGCACGCTGTACAACATGCTGCAGGGACAAGAGGcaagagtggtttattgtcacatgtcccagatagaacaatgacattcttactggcagcagcactgcacaatatgtaaacatagtacactgtaaataatatatacACGAGAGAGAACAGCTCAGCGTGTATATATACATAGTcacatgtacacacactcacacacatacacacatatatatctacacacacacacatatatacacacatatatatctatacacacacacacacatacatacatatacacacacacacacacacatacacacatacatacatacatatacacacacacacatacatacacacacacacacacacacacacatacacacacacacatacatacatacacacacatacatacatacatacacacacacacacatacatacatacacacacacacatacacacatatttctggatctggatgtagaaCGCTGAAAAACTCTAGGTAGAGCATCATTCAGcacttatatacacacacagtatatatttatatatatatatatagacacaacatgctggagtaactcagcgggacacgcagcatctctggagagaaggaatgggtgatgtttcgggtcgaaacccttcttcagactgagagatgcaGCATGTTCTGCtgggcatctgccgttccttccaatacgcgtgcacacacacacacacacacacacacacacacacacacacacacacacacacacacacacacacacactcacacacacacacacacacacacacacacatacacacacacacacacacacacacacacacacacacacacacacacacactcacacacacacacatacacacacacacacatacatacacacacacatacacacacacacacacatacacctacatccatacacacacacatacacacacacacacacatacacctacatccatacacacacacatacacacacacacacacatacacctacatccatacacacacacctacatacacacacacatacacacacacacacatatgtatatacacacacacatacacacgcacacacacacatacacacatacacacacacatacacacacacacacacatacacacacacatgtatatacacacacacacatatatatacacacacacacacgcatatatatataaacatacacacacatatatatacacacacacacgcatatatatataaacacacacacatacatatatatacacgcacacacatacatatacacatgcacacatatgtacacataaaaaacatacAAACAATAGTGCAAGAATAATAATAGTTGATGTAGttcagagcagagagagagattaATGGAAGCAACATCATTTGCATCGTAAGACAGCCGTGTTTGTTGTACGCTGGCTAATTTGGTCACATCGGATTACTTTCTGTACTTTTGGAACAGAGATGTTATCCCATTTTAAATGAATATATAAAGGAACCTTAACCTCTCAACCAAACAGATTGTCCAAAGAAAAAGACTCGGCCTAGAAATTGGAATACATGGAATAAACTAAACCATCGGacggatggtttagtttagtttagttttagttgaggaaggaactgcagatgctggtttacaccaaagatagacacaaaatgctggagtaactcaacgggtcaggcagcatctctggagagatggaatgagagaagacttgagtctgaagaagggtctcgacccaaaacgtcacctattccttttctccagagatgctgcctgtcctgctgagtcactctagTTGgttcatttagttcagtttagtttagtttagtttagtttagtttattgtcacgtgtaccgaggtataaagctttttgttgcctgctatccagtcaggggaaagactatGAATGATTAGAATCAGTGtagagataaagtccaattaaagacagGGTCTCTGAggatctctaatgaggtagatgggagatcaggaccactctctggttgtggtaggatggttcagttgcctgataacagctgggaagaaactgtctcttaatctggaggtgtgcgttttcacacttctgtaccttttgcctgatgggagaggggagaagagggagtggccggggtgcgactagtccttgattatgttgctgaccttgccgaggcagcgtgaggtgtagatggagtcaatggaaggggaggttggttagtggatggtctgggctgtgtccacaattctctacagCAAATCAACTTCAATGGAAAATCAAATGTGGTCGCAAAACACAGAGTTTGCCTGCAGTTtcttggctggggttttgcaagcCTCTGGTGAACTCATCCGCAGTCACACCCAGAGATACACTATGGCTTCCAACAGCTTGcaatgcacagtggcacagcaggtagagcctctgcctcacacaCCAGTGTTCaaatctgacctcgggtgctgtctgtgcagagtttgtgcatgttctccctgtgaccacgtgggtttcctccgggtgctccggtttcctcccacgaccCAAAGAAATGCGGATTtgtatgtaaattgtccttagtgtgtgaagggagtggatgagaaaaagtgggataacttcgaaccagtgcgaacgggtgatcgctggtcagcatagactcggtgggccgaagggcctgtttccacgctgcatctctaaactaaactaatcagttcATGTCACTGTGACAAATTTTTTTTCTccaagaaacaaaaacaaaacaaaaaagacagagcaaaaagaataatgataaacataacaatgatcttgtaaagagccatggttttcaagggaaattggacacttggttcggaaaaagagggatatctacaatagttataggcagcatggaataaatgaggtgcttgaggagtataaagaatgtaaaaagaatcttaagaaagaaattagaaaagctaaaagaagatatgaggttgctttggcaagtaaggtaaaagtaaatccgaagggtttctaccgctatattaatagcaaaaggataacgagggataaaattggtccattagagagtcagagtggccaactatctgcagagccaaaagagatgggggagatattgaacagtttcttttcttcggtattcaccaaggagaaggatattgaattatgtgaggtaagggaaacaagtagagtagctatggaaactatgaggatcaaagaagaggaagtactgacacttttgagaaatataaaagtggataagtctccaggtccggacaggatattccctaggacattgagggaagttagtgtagaaatagcaggggctatggcagaaatatttcaaatgtcattagaaacgggaatagtgccggaggattggcgtactgcgcatgttgttccattgtttaaaaaggggtctaagagtaaacctagcaattatagacctattagtttgacgtcagtggtgggcaaattaatggaaagaatacttagagataatatatataagcatctggataaacagggtctgattaggaacagtcaacatggatttgtgcctggaaggtcatgtttaactaatcttcttgaattttttgaagatgttactcgggaaattgatgagggtaaagcagtggatgttgtgtatatggacttcagtaaggcctttgacaaggttcctcatggaaggttggttaagaaggttcaatggttgggtattaatggtggagtagcaagatggattcaacagtggctgaatgggagatgccagagagtaatggtggatggttgtttgtcaggttggaggccagtgacgagtggggtgccacagggatctgtgttgggtccactgttgtttgtcatgtacatcaatgatctggacgatggtgtggtaaattggattagtaagtatgcagatgatactaagataggaggggttgcgggtaatgaagaagagtttcaaagtctacagagagatttatgccagttggaagagtgggctgaaagatggcagatggagtttaatgctgataagtgtgaggtgctacatcttggcaggacaaatcaaaataggacgtacatggtaaatggtagggaattgaagaatgtaggtgaacagagggatctgggaataactgtgcacagttccatgaaagtggaatatcatgtagatagggtggtaaagaaagcttttggtgtgctggcctttataaatcagagcattgagtatagaagttgggatgtaatgttaaaattgtacaaggcattggtgaggccaattctggagtatggtgtacaattttggtcgcctaattataggaaggatgtcaacaaaatagagagagtacagaggagatttactagaatgttgcctgggtttcagcaactaagttacagagaaaggttgaacaagttagggctttattctttggagcgcagaaggttaaggggggacttgatagaggtttttaaaatgatgagagggatagacagagttgacgtggaaaagcttttcccactgagagtagggaagattcaaacaaggggacatgatttgagaattaagggactgaagtttaggggtaacatgagggggaacttctttactcagagagtggtagctgtgtggaatgagcttccagtgaaggtggtggaggcaggttcgtttttatcatttaaaaataaattggatagttatatggatgggaaaggaatggagggttatggtctgagcgcaggtatatgggactaggggagactatgtgttcggcacggactagaggggtcgagatggcctgtttccgtgctgtaattgttatatgatattgatacatagggatcaggattacattaataacaggtataacctaaatatgagtccagtgtcaaaatacacaatgaatatagacctcccggtctctatgtaaatatagttaaatctttaaaagaaaaATTATAAATGtaggaaaaaaacacaaagataaaaagacaaaaaaagaggaaaaaaggcggaaacaaa
The nucleotide sequence above comes from Amblyraja radiata isolate CabotCenter1 chromosome 41, sAmbRad1.1.pri, whole genome shotgun sequence. Encoded proteins:
- the LOC116967818 gene encoding gremlin-1-like, with product MLYSVLGLFIISGLLCGEETAHGGGSRGAVPPPGKGWSGRKKEKEEVLDSNQAALIVMDRRYVRRDWCKSHPLIQTLKEEGCTGRTVINRFCYGQCNSFYIPSHEYGGHPFRSCSFCKPKRFNTVTVTFNCPGLHPPSKRRRIQLVKECRCISIDLE